The Paenibacillus uliginis N3/975 genome has a window encoding:
- the ligA gene encoding NAD-dependent DNA ligase LigA, which yields MDFKEKMEKLITELNNYNYHYYTLDQPLVSDKEYDTLYDQLVALEKETGTALSDSPTQRVGGDILKGFTPHRHLAPLWSLDKAQNIEQLRTWHDRVVRLVNDYNTKNPDNPLPVPVYALELKFDGLTLNLTYRDGKLVQASTRGNGAVGEGILAQVKTIKSLPLTIPYTEGTIEVQGEGIMNLSVLEDYNKKAAEPLKNARNAAAGALRNLNPKVTAERRLNAYFYNVGYSDDITFNDHKEMMDFLRDNRFKVNPYIFYFENFDDVMEQLADIEARRSELDYLIDGAVLKVTDIRTREALGYTDKFPRWAVAYKFEAEETTTILESVTWNVGRTGKITPLARVEAVELAGVTVQNCTLNNVGDIERKNLKFALGTRVFIRRSNDVIPEILGKVTEENDGEEILYPEQCPACGFPLEQRGAHLFCNNKLGCKPQIIARITHFASRDAMDIETFSDKTANQLYEELNVREPADLYTLSFDSLVKLERFGEKKAQNLLDAIEKSKERDLASFLYALGIPNTGKSTTKMLADHYRDLHLVMAATAEELVDLPDVGGIVAESIAGYFADPFAQASIEKMLSLGIQAKAPEAPRPVSTDSFFSGKTVVLTGTLHLLTREEATERLESLGAKVTGSVSKKTDLLIAGEKAGSKLTKAQQLGIQVIEDENEFVRLLNE from the coding sequence ATGGATTTCAAGGAAAAGATGGAGAAGCTCATCACGGAGCTGAACAATTACAACTACCATTACTACACGCTGGATCAGCCGCTTGTGAGCGACAAGGAATACGATACCCTTTACGATCAGTTGGTAGCGCTGGAGAAGGAAACCGGAACCGCGCTTTCGGATTCGCCGACACAGCGGGTGGGCGGAGATATTTTAAAGGGTTTTACGCCACACCGCCATTTGGCTCCGCTATGGAGTCTCGACAAGGCTCAAAACATCGAGCAGCTCCGTACCTGGCATGATCGTGTGGTCAGGCTGGTTAATGACTACAATACAAAAAATCCAGACAATCCTCTGCCGGTCCCTGTGTATGCACTGGAACTGAAGTTTGACGGACTGACGCTTAATCTGACTTATAGGGACGGTAAACTGGTTCAGGCATCCACCCGGGGCAACGGTGCGGTTGGTGAGGGCATACTGGCTCAGGTCAAGACGATTAAATCCTTGCCGCTGACGATTCCTTATACGGAAGGTACGATCGAAGTGCAGGGTGAAGGCATTATGAACCTGAGCGTTTTGGAAGATTACAATAAGAAGGCGGCTGAACCGCTTAAGAACGCTCGTAACGCTGCAGCAGGCGCACTGCGGAACCTGAATCCGAAGGTAACGGCAGAGCGGAGACTCAATGCGTATTTTTACAATGTAGGTTATTCGGATGACATCACGTTCAACGATCACAAAGAAATGATGGATTTCCTACGCGACAACCGGTTCAAGGTAAATCCGTACATTTTCTATTTCGAGAACTTTGACGACGTCATGGAGCAGCTGGCTGACATTGAAGCACGCCGTTCAGAGCTGGATTACCTAATAGACGGAGCGGTTCTGAAAGTAACGGACATCCGTACCCGGGAAGCGCTTGGCTATACGGATAAATTTCCTCGCTGGGCTGTTGCTTATAAATTTGAGGCTGAGGAAACGACAACCATTCTGGAATCTGTCACCTGGAACGTAGGACGGACTGGAAAAATCACTCCGCTAGCCCGTGTGGAGGCAGTGGAGCTGGCAGGTGTGACGGTGCAGAACTGCACGCTGAACAATGTCGGTGATATTGAACGCAAAAACCTCAAATTCGCACTCGGAACGCGAGTGTTCATTCGCCGCTCCAATGACGTTATTCCCGAAATTCTCGGCAAGGTAACGGAGGAGAATGACGGTGAGGAAATCCTCTATCCGGAGCAGTGCCCGGCATGCGGTTTCCCGCTGGAACAACGGGGTGCGCATTTATTCTGCAACAACAAGCTGGGCTGCAAGCCGCAGATTATCGCTCGGATCACCCATTTTGCTTCTCGTGACGCCATGGACATTGAAACCTTCAGCGACAAAACAGCGAATCAACTGTACGAGGAGCTGAATGTGCGCGAGCCGGCTGATCTGTACACTCTCTCGTTTGACAGCCTGGTGAAGCTTGAGCGGTTTGGGGAGAAGAAAGCGCAGAACCTGCTGGATGCCATTGAGAAGAGCAAGGAGCGGGATCTCGCATCTTTCCTCTATGCACTTGGTATTCCGAACACCGGTAAATCCACGACCAAAATGCTGGCGGATCACTATCGCGATCTCCATCTGGTGATGGCGGCTACAGCAGAAGAACTGGTAGACCTACCGGATGTCGGCGGTATTGTGGCAGAAAGTATCGCCGGATATTTTGCCGATCCGTTTGCACAAGCAAGTATTGAGAAGATGTTATCCCTGGGTATTCAGGCTAAAGCGCCGGAAGCGCCGCGCCCTGTGAGCACAGATTCCTTTTTCAGCGGTAAAACAGTTGTCCTAACCGGCACGCTCCACCTACTTACCCGTGAGGAAGCGACAGAACGGCTGGAGAGCCTTGGTGCAAAGGTTACCGGTAGCGTGTCGAAGAAGACTGATCTTTTGATCGCCGGGGAAAAAGCAGGCAGCAAGCTGACCAAAGCCCAGCAGCTCGGCATTCAGGTCATTGAGGATGAAAATGAGTTCGTACGTTTGTTAAATGAATAG
- a CDS encoding MFS transporter yields the protein MSDKPLILNNTASPSKPVQNNTQQATVYKILLAISFVHLFNDSIQSVIPAIFPILKDNLLLTFTQVGWISFAINFTSSIIQPVIGYAADRRPTPILLPIGMCFTFAGVFILAYSDSYLLVLFSVVLIGLGSATFHPEGMRVAHMAAGMRKGLSQSIFQVGGNAGQSLAPLITRYVFVPFGQIGALGFTVVATAGIVVQTYVARWYKSMLDSGYTFKKRAGARLMDPARRKSIRNATFILVTLVFVRSWYGAAISSYYAFYLMDAYKISIDNAQIYIFLFLASGAVGTFLGGPLADRFGRRNLIMLSMIGTAPIAIVLPFASPFWAAVLLVIGGFILLSSFSVTVVYAQMLHPGNIGTVSGLITGFAFGMGGVGSLALGSLGDVWGIGNVMIAVGFLPLLGLLALLLPGDAQLDRWSTE from the coding sequence ATGTCAGATAAACCGCTGATTCTGAACAATACCGCCTCTCCGTCCAAGCCCGTCCAAAACAACACACAGCAGGCTACGGTATACAAGATACTACTTGCAATCAGCTTTGTGCATCTGTTCAATGATTCGATCCAATCGGTGATTCCAGCTATTTTTCCTATATTAAAAGACAACCTGCTGCTGACATTCACTCAGGTCGGGTGGATCTCGTTCGCCATCAACTTCACTTCATCCATCATACAGCCGGTTATTGGCTATGCTGCAGACAGGCGACCAACACCGATTCTCCTGCCCATTGGCATGTGCTTCACTTTTGCCGGAGTATTTATTCTGGCTTATTCAGACTCATACTTACTCGTGCTCTTCTCGGTAGTCTTGATTGGTCTCGGCTCTGCAACATTCCATCCAGAAGGGATGCGTGTTGCCCACATGGCTGCGGGTATGCGCAAGGGGCTGTCCCAATCAATTTTTCAGGTGGGAGGTAATGCCGGGCAATCTTTGGCTCCCCTGATCACCCGATATGTGTTCGTTCCTTTCGGTCAAATCGGCGCACTCGGATTCACGGTTGTGGCTACTGCAGGCATTGTTGTCCAGACATATGTGGCCCGTTGGTACAAGAGCATGCTGGACTCGGGATATACGTTCAAAAAAAGAGCTGGTGCCCGTCTCATGGATCCAGCCCGGCGCAAAAGCATCCGGAACGCGACCTTCATACTGGTCACCCTCGTATTTGTCCGTTCGTGGTACGGGGCTGCAATCAGCAGCTACTATGCTTTCTATTTGATGGATGCATATAAAATATCAATAGATAACGCACAAATTTATATTTTCTTATTTCTGGCTTCAGGGGCCGTAGGAACATTCCTCGGTGGTCCGCTAGCCGACCGCTTTGGCCGCCGAAATCTGATCATGTTATCCATGATCGGGACAGCACCCATCGCGATTGTTCTACCGTTCGCCTCGCCTTTTTGGGCTGCCGTGCTGCTCGTGATTGGCGGATTCATCCTGCTTTCAAGCTTTTCCGTCACTGTTGTGTACGCCCAAATGCTGCATCCAGGAAACATCGGTACCGTCTCCGGCCTAATTACTGGCTTTGCGTTTGGTATGGGCGGTGTAGGTTCGCTTGCACTCGGGAGTCTCGGGGATGTATGGGGGATCGGAAACGTGATGATCGCTGTAGGATTCCTGCCACTGCTCGGTCTGCTTGCCCTGCTCCTTCCGGGAGATGCTCAGCTTGACCGTTGGTCTACTGAGTAA